From Leifsonia sp. fls2-241-R2A-40a, one genomic window encodes:
- a CDS encoding 4-hydroxy-3-methylbut-2-enyl diphosphate reductase encodes MPRIPGARRRLQDNPVVGHKRVLLAAPRGYCAGVDRAVVAVEKALDLYGAPVYVRKQIVHNVHVVSELEQQGAIFVDEVDEVPTGSHVVFSAHGVSPAVVNAAADRGLRAIDATCPLVTKVHREAVRFARDDFQILLIGHEGHEEVEGTAGEAPDHVTLVNGPDDVDSLVVADPDKVVWLSQTTLSVDETMETVRRLRERFPNLQDPPSDDICYATQNRQVAIKKVAEQAELVIVVGSANSSNSVRLVEVALEYGAKAAYRVDYASEIKQEWLDGVASVGVTSGASVPEVLVQEVLDDLSGAGYRDVQEVKTAEEDLMFSLPKELRKDISGKQDARALGGRGR; translated from the coding sequence ATGCCGCGGATTCCCGGCGCGAGGCGACGGCTTCAGGATAACCCGGTCGTCGGACATAAGCGGGTTCTGCTGGCGGCCCCCCGCGGCTACTGCGCCGGAGTCGACCGGGCGGTCGTGGCCGTCGAGAAGGCGCTCGACCTGTACGGAGCGCCCGTGTACGTGCGCAAGCAGATCGTGCACAACGTCCACGTCGTGTCCGAGCTGGAGCAGCAGGGCGCGATCTTCGTCGACGAGGTCGACGAGGTGCCGACGGGCTCGCACGTCGTGTTCTCCGCGCACGGCGTCTCGCCTGCGGTCGTGAACGCCGCGGCCGACCGGGGCCTGCGCGCGATCGACGCGACGTGCCCGCTGGTCACCAAGGTGCACCGTGAGGCGGTGCGGTTCGCGCGCGACGACTTCCAGATCCTGCTCATCGGCCACGAAGGCCACGAAGAGGTCGAGGGCACGGCGGGCGAGGCGCCCGATCACGTGACCCTGGTGAACGGTCCGGACGACGTGGACTCGCTGGTCGTCGCCGATCCCGACAAGGTCGTGTGGCTCTCGCAGACCACCCTGTCGGTCGACGAGACGATGGAGACGGTGCGCCGTCTCCGCGAGCGCTTCCCCAACCTGCAGGACCCGCCGAGCGACGACATCTGCTACGCCACCCAGAACCGCCAGGTGGCGATCAAGAAGGTCGCCGAGCAGGCCGAGCTGGTCATCGTGGTCGGCTCCGCGAACTCCTCGAACTCCGTGCGTCTGGTCGAGGTCGCCCTCGAATACGGCGCCAAGGCCGCCTACCGCGTCGACTACGCGAGCGAGATCAAGCAGGAGTGGCTCGACGGCGTCGCCTCCGTCGGCGTGACGAGCGGCGCCTCCGTGCCCGAGGTCCTCGTGCAGGAGGTGCTCGACGACCTGTCCGGCGCCGGCTACCGCGACGTGCAGGAGGTCAAGACGGCGGAGGAGGACCTCATGTTCTCGCTGCCGAAGGAGCTCCGCAAGGACATTTCGGGCAAGCAGGATGCGCGCGCGCTCGGTGGTCGCGGGCGCTGA
- a CDS encoding exodeoxyribonuclease VII small subunit, which produces MDAMPTTETSPAGDPLSTLSYEEARDELIRVVTELEQGTTTLEESIALWERGEALARHCEEWLIGAKARLDAARAGAAVGAVDPE; this is translated from the coding sequence ATGGATGCCATGCCCACCACCGAGACGTCCCCCGCGGGGGATCCGCTCAGCACGCTCAGCTACGAAGAGGCGCGCGACGAGTTGATCCGCGTCGTCACCGAGCTGGAGCAGGGCACCACCACCCTCGAGGAGTCGATCGCCCTCTGGGAGCGCGGTGAGGCGCTCGCCCGCCACTGCGAGGAGTGGCTGATCGGCGCGAAGGCGCGGCTCGACGCAGCCCGCGCGGGCGCCGCCGTGGGAGCCGTCGACCCCGAATGA
- a CDS encoding exonuclease domain-containing protein: protein MTLDFTAIDFETANSSPASACSVGLVKVRDGKVVDRAGWFIRPPLGHDDFQEWNVRIHGIQPHDVADAASWVDQLADLVEFAEDDHLVAHNAGFDMNVIRAACAATLVECPEYRYLCSLQVARRTYHLESYRLPVAAMAAGFEDFSHHDALADAEACAAIVIHAARRHDAATIADLSELTGARLGRIGIPVAA, encoded by the coding sequence GTGACCCTGGATTTCACCGCCATCGACTTCGAGACCGCCAACTCCTCCCCTGCATCGGCCTGCTCGGTCGGGCTGGTGAAGGTCCGGGACGGGAAGGTCGTCGACCGCGCGGGATGGTTCATCCGGCCGCCGCTCGGACACGACGACTTCCAGGAGTGGAACGTGCGCATCCACGGCATCCAGCCGCACGACGTGGCGGATGCCGCGAGCTGGGTCGACCAGCTGGCGGATCTCGTCGAGTTCGCCGAGGACGACCACCTGGTGGCCCACAACGCCGGGTTCGACATGAACGTGATCCGCGCCGCCTGCGCCGCGACGCTCGTCGAGTGCCCCGAGTACCGGTACCTGTGCAGCCTGCAGGTCGCCCGCCGCACCTACCACCTCGAGTCGTACCGCCTGCCCGTCGCGGCGATGGCGGCCGGCTTCGAAGACTTCTCGCACCACGACGCGCTGGCCGACGCGGAGGCCTGCGCCGCCATCGTCATCCACGCCGCGCGGCGGCACGACGCGGCGACGATCGCGGACCTCTCCGAGCTGACCGGCGCGCGCCTCGGCCGCATCGGCATCCCGGTCGCCGCCTGA
- a CDS encoding DUF4245 domain-containing protein produces MSPRNKPAAVVAELGRPETPEETAARKAENSANHRNRQTVNNLVYSLIATLALVAIIVLVVPRGNPTATKPSVDYTSIAQQAKGSEPDAFLVPKLPSGWTSNNAELRTKTADKVDSWYIGLITPKQQFIGITQGFGANDSWVSDQVAKSRIKDTREIDGVTWDVYDNRAAGSGSNGNVDYALVTTAGDSTIVVFGTAVDAEFRTVASSLAPQIRSLGGGQ; encoded by the coding sequence ATGAGCCCCCGCAACAAGCCCGCGGCGGTCGTCGCAGAGCTCGGCCGCCCGGAGACCCCCGAGGAGACCGCGGCCCGCAAGGCCGAGAACTCGGCGAATCACCGCAACCGTCAGACGGTCAACAACCTCGTCTATTCGCTGATCGCCACGCTGGCCCTCGTCGCGATCATCGTGCTCGTCGTCCCGCGCGGCAATCCGACGGCGACCAAGCCGTCGGTCGACTACACCTCGATCGCCCAGCAGGCGAAGGGCAGCGAGCCGGACGCCTTCCTGGTCCCGAAGCTGCCGTCGGGCTGGACGTCGAACAACGCGGAGCTGCGGACCAAGACGGCGGACAAGGTCGACTCCTGGTACATCGGCCTGATCACGCCGAAGCAGCAGTTCATCGGCATCACGCAGGGGTTCGGCGCCAACGACAGCTGGGTGTCCGACCAGGTGGCCAAGTCCCGCATCAAGGACACCCGTGAGATCGACGGCGTCACCTGGGATGTGTACGACAACCGCGCCGCCGGTTCGGGCAGCAACGGCAACGTCGACTACGCCCTGGTCACCACGGCGGGCGACAGCACGATCGTGGTGTTCGGCACCGCCGTCGACGCCGAGTTCCGCACCGTCGCGTCGTCGCTCGCCCCCCAGATCCGCTCACTCGGAGGAGGACAGTAG
- the fbaA gene encoding class II fructose-bisphosphate aldolase, giving the protein MPIATPDQYAEMLDKAKAGGFAYPAFNVSSSQTINAVLQGLTEAGSDGIIQVTTGGADYFAGQTVKARATGALAFAKFATEVAKNYPITVALHTDHCPKDALDGFVLPLIAASEEEVKAGRNPIFQSHMWDGSAVPLDENLRIAEDMLKRTKAINAILEVEIGVVGGEEDGVSHEINEHLYTTLDDAIKTVEALGLGEKGRYMAALTFGNVHGVYKPGNVKLRPELLKDIQDGLAAKYGHGPKPLDLVFHGGSGSTDEEIAEAVRNGVVKMNIDTDTQYAFTRTIAGYMFQNYDSVLKIDGEVGNKKVYDPRAWGKVAESGMAARVVEATQQLGSAGHSGK; this is encoded by the coding sequence ATGCCCATCGCCACGCCGGACCAGTACGCAGAGATGCTCGACAAAGCGAAGGCCGGCGGATTCGCCTACCCGGCGTTCAACGTGTCGTCGTCGCAGACGATCAACGCGGTACTGCAGGGTCTGACCGAAGCAGGCAGCGACGGCATCATCCAGGTGACCACCGGAGGCGCGGACTACTTCGCCGGCCAGACGGTCAAGGCGCGGGCCACCGGCGCGCTCGCGTTCGCCAAGTTCGCCACCGAGGTCGCGAAGAACTACCCGATCACGGTCGCGCTGCACACCGACCACTGCCCCAAGGATGCGCTCGACGGCTTCGTCCTGCCGCTGATCGCCGCCTCCGAGGAGGAGGTGAAGGCGGGCCGCAATCCGATCTTCCAGTCGCACATGTGGGACGGCTCCGCTGTCCCGCTGGACGAGAACCTGCGCATCGCCGAGGACATGCTGAAGCGCACCAAGGCGATCAACGCCATCCTCGAGGTCGAGATCGGCGTCGTCGGGGGCGAGGAGGACGGCGTCAGCCACGAGATCAATGAGCACCTCTACACGACGCTCGACGACGCCATCAAGACGGTGGAGGCGCTCGGGCTCGGCGAGAAGGGCCGCTACATGGCGGCTCTCACCTTCGGCAACGTGCACGGCGTGTACAAGCCGGGCAACGTCAAGCTGCGCCCGGAGCTCCTCAAGGACATCCAGGACGGCCTGGCGGCCAAGTACGGCCACGGCCCGAAGCCGCTCGACCTCGTCTTCCACGGCGGGTCCGGCTCGACCGACGAGGAGATCGCCGAGGCCGTGCGCAACGGCGTCGTCAAGATGAACATCGACACCGACACCCAGTACGCGTTCACGCGCACCATCGCCGGCTACATGTTCCAGAACTACGACAGCGTCCTCAAGATCGACGGCGAGGTCGGCAACAAGAAGGTCTACGACCCGCGCGCCTGGGGCAAGGTCGCCGAGTCCGGGATGGCTGCGCGCGTCGTCGAGGCGACCCAGCAGCTCGGCTCGGCCGGCCACTCCGGCAAGTAG
- a CDS encoding class I SAM-dependent methyltransferase, protein MRSRNQRDLHAASFDRAADVYDAARPSYPADAVTWLTEGIEGPVLDLGAGTGKLTASLVDRGFDVTAVDPSPEMLRVLADRVESVDAREGTAERIPSADAAFGLAVVAQAWHWVDADRAIPEVARVLRPGGRIGLVWNERDESVAWVKELGELMDAGSAAFDDESEPELAPPFGPLERHETRWVQALTVDGLLDLARSRSYFITKDPDAQAAVIQSLRRLAREHPDLAGRDTFELPYVTRSYRATREG, encoded by the coding sequence ATGCGATCCCGAAACCAGCGCGACCTCCACGCGGCCTCTTTCGACCGGGCCGCCGACGTCTACGACGCCGCCCGTCCGTCGTATCCGGCCGACGCTGTGACCTGGCTGACGGAGGGGATCGAGGGTCCCGTCCTCGACCTCGGGGCGGGCACGGGCAAGCTCACCGCATCCCTCGTCGACCGGGGTTTCGATGTCACGGCGGTTGATCCGTCGCCGGAGATGCTGCGTGTGCTCGCGGACCGGGTCGAGTCGGTCGACGCCCGTGAAGGGACCGCCGAGCGCATCCCCTCTGCCGATGCCGCCTTCGGTCTGGCGGTCGTCGCGCAGGCGTGGCACTGGGTGGATGCCGACCGCGCCATCCCCGAGGTCGCGCGCGTGTTGCGTCCCGGAGGCCGGATCGGACTGGTCTGGAACGAGCGCGACGAGAGCGTCGCCTGGGTGAAGGAGCTCGGCGAGCTGATGGATGCGGGATCCGCCGCGTTCGACGACGAGTCAGAACCCGAGCTGGCGCCGCCGTTCGGCCCGCTGGAGCGGCACGAGACGCGATGGGTGCAGGCGCTGACCGTCGACGGGCTGCTCGACCTCGCGCGGTCGCGCAGCTACTTCATCACCAAGGATCCGGACGCCCAGGCCGCGGTCATCCAGTCGCTGCGACGGCTGGCGCGCGAGCATCCCGATCTCGCGGGCCGCGACACCTTCGAGCTGCCGTACGTGACCCGCAGCTACCGAGCCACGCGCGAGGGCTGA
- the glpX gene encoding class II fructose-bisphosphatase — protein MSMTDTATNYQHPDRNLAMELVRATEAAAIRATPWIGRGDKNAADGAAVDAMRKFLGTVNFDGVIVIGEGEKDHAPMLFNGEHVGNGRGPAVDIAVDPIDGTSLTAAGRQNALSVIAVSDRGTMLDASSVFRMNKIVTGAAGRGVVDLSQPIGDNIRALAKALGKPVSEIRVAVLDRPRHEGLIEEIRAAGAGTRLLLDGDVAGGINAARYESRIDMCVGIGGSPEGVITAAAVKALGGFMQGMLAPGDDEERAKGIAAGLKMDTILSIDDLVQGDNTFFVATGVTDGGLVEGVRRKGPIIRTESIVLRSKSGTARRVLADHLAAKWLEPDQL, from the coding sequence ATGAGCATGACCGACACCGCCACGAACTATCAGCACCCCGACCGGAACCTGGCGATGGAGCTGGTGCGGGCGACGGAGGCGGCGGCCATCCGGGCGACGCCGTGGATCGGGCGCGGCGACAAGAACGCGGCCGACGGCGCGGCGGTGGATGCGATGCGCAAGTTCCTGGGGACGGTCAACTTCGACGGCGTCATCGTGATCGGCGAGGGTGAGAAGGACCACGCGCCCATGCTGTTCAACGGCGAGCATGTCGGCAACGGCCGGGGGCCGGCCGTGGACATCGCGGTCGACCCGATCGATGGCACCTCGCTGACGGCGGCGGGTCGCCAGAACGCGCTGTCGGTGATCGCCGTCTCGGACCGCGGCACGATGCTGGATGCGTCGAGCGTGTTCCGGATGAACAAGATCGTGACCGGGGCGGCCGGGCGCGGGGTGGTGGACCTGTCGCAGCCGATCGGGGACAACATCCGCGCCCTGGCGAAGGCCCTGGGCAAGCCGGTCTCGGAGATCCGGGTCGCCGTACTGGACCGGCCGCGGCACGAGGGGCTGATCGAGGAGATCCGCGCTGCGGGCGCCGGCACGAGACTGCTGCTGGACGGGGACGTCGCGGGCGGTATCAACGCAGCCCGCTACGAGTCGCGGATCGACATGTGCGTCGGTATCGGCGGCAGCCCCGAGGGCGTGATCACAGCGGCAGCGGTGAAGGCTCTGGGCGGGTTCATGCAGGGGATGCTGGCGCCCGGTGACGACGAAGAGCGGGCGAAGGGCATCGCCGCGGGTCTGAAGATGGACACGATCCTCTCCATCGACGACCTGGTCCAGGGCGACAACACGTTCTTCGTGGCGACCGGTGTCACCGACGGCGGCCTCGTCGAGGGTGTGCGGCGCAAGGGTCCGATCATCCGGACCGAGTCGATCGTCCTGCGCTCGAAGTCGGGCACGGCCCGCCGTGTGCTGGCTGACCACCTCGCCGCGAAGTGGCTGGAGCCCGACCAGCTCTGA
- the rmuC gene encoding DNA recombination protein RmuC, producing the protein MDILALLFGLLIGLLVGAIGAGFAVVKLVRSRTSAEPAAPVIDPAVVAAQHQAELAEVRAAEAAVQAEIRADLAAAHGRVDALQEQVRAAQEQYRETVERHRAEAEARSERERAESKVLQALAPVRESLTDMQRKVIELETQRNQQHGQLAQQLRSAAESEERLRSTAEALASALRSNSTRGVWGETQLRSVVEAAGLLERVDFDVQSSIHSESGAGRPDMIVRLPGGKSIALDAKVPFNAYLEASQIPATATGSEGAQRDALLKQHVKAVRDHITALGSKAYWTGLEASPELVIAFIPSESLVSSALEADPSIMEFAFGKRVALASPVTLWSVLKTVAFSWQQDVLTQEAKQLFDLSRTLYSRLATTAGHIEKLGRSLERTVKDYNGFVGSFERQVFPAARKLNALDESKVIGALGGIEEAPRELTAFELVSELEPRDMHGIDKLALEEQDRAAESPRREPGVA; encoded by the coding sequence ATGGACATCCTCGCCCTGCTCTTCGGCCTCCTGATCGGGCTCCTCGTCGGCGCGATCGGCGCGGGCTTCGCCGTCGTGAAGCTCGTGCGCTCGCGCACGTCGGCCGAGCCGGCCGCCCCGGTCATCGACCCCGCCGTCGTCGCGGCGCAGCACCAGGCGGAGCTCGCCGAGGTGCGAGCGGCGGAGGCGGCTGTGCAGGCCGAGATCCGAGCCGATCTGGCAGCGGCGCACGGTCGCGTCGACGCCCTGCAGGAGCAGGTGCGCGCCGCGCAGGAGCAGTACCGCGAGACCGTCGAACGGCACCGCGCCGAGGCGGAGGCCCGGTCGGAGCGCGAGCGCGCCGAGAGCAAGGTGCTGCAGGCGCTGGCGCCGGTCCGTGAGAGCCTGACCGACATGCAGCGCAAGGTCATCGAGCTCGAGACGCAGCGCAACCAGCAGCACGGTCAGCTGGCCCAGCAGTTGCGGTCGGCCGCCGAGTCGGAGGAGCGCCTGCGCAGCACCGCGGAGGCGCTGGCCTCGGCCCTGCGATCGAACAGCACGCGAGGCGTCTGGGGCGAGACGCAGCTGCGCAGCGTGGTGGAGGCCGCGGGCCTTCTCGAGCGCGTCGACTTCGACGTGCAGTCCAGCATCCACTCAGAGTCGGGCGCCGGCCGGCCGGACATGATCGTGCGCCTCCCCGGCGGCAAGAGCATCGCTCTCGACGCCAAGGTGCCGTTCAACGCCTACCTCGAAGCCAGCCAGATCCCGGCGACGGCGACCGGGAGCGAAGGCGCCCAGCGGGATGCGCTGCTCAAGCAGCACGTGAAGGCGGTGCGCGACCACATCACGGCCCTCGGGAGCAAGGCGTACTGGACGGGCCTGGAGGCGTCGCCCGAGCTCGTCATCGCGTTCATCCCGAGCGAGTCGCTGGTCTCGTCGGCGCTGGAAGCCGATCCGTCCATCATGGAGTTCGCCTTCGGCAAGCGGGTCGCTCTCGCCTCCCCGGTCACTCTGTGGTCGGTGCTCAAGACGGTCGCCTTCAGCTGGCAGCAGGACGTGCTGACCCAGGAGGCCAAGCAGCTGTTCGACCTCAGCCGCACCCTCTACAGCCGACTGGCGACGACGGCCGGGCACATCGAGAAGCTGGGCCGATCGCTGGAACGCACGGTGAAGGACTACAACGGCTTCGTCGGATCGTTCGAGCGCCAGGTGTTCCCCGCCGCGCGCAAGCTCAACGCCCTCGACGAGTCGAAGGTCATCGGGGCGCTCGGCGGCATCGAGGAGGCTCCGCGCGAGCTGACCGCGTTCGAACTGGTCAGCGAACTCGAACCCCGCGACATGCACGGGATCGACAAGCTGGCCCTCGAAGAGCAGGATCGCGCAGCCGAGAGCCCGCGACGCGAACCCGGGGTGGCGTAG
- the xseA gene encoding exodeoxyribonuclease VII large subunit, with translation MSETSTVTMQAAPPTVDAPWPVALLSSKIKGWIDRLGTAWVEGEITQWGISGGNVYGKLKDLDEDATISFTIWSSVKARIPADLKQGDRVVAAIKPNFWVKGGTLTMQVYDMKHVGLGDLLERLERLRQQLTAEGLFGIDRKKRLPFLPHTIGLVTGKDSDAEKDVLRNAQLRWPQVRFRVVHAAVQGERTVPEVISAIRRLDADPEVEVIIVARGGGDFQNLLGFSDERLVRAAAAALTPIVSAIGHEADRPLLDEVADLRASTPTDAAKRVVPDVAEELARVQQARSRIGTRVTHLIAHEIDRIGHLRTRPVLASPSWIVDARAQELTRYVARGTELVDRCVERELTRVAELRGQLRALSPQGTLDRGYAIVQTAAGHVVTDPQEAAEGTALRLTVSGGSLAATAGAPLVSPAHHPQAPADPQRGK, from the coding sequence GTGAGCGAGACCTCGACGGTCACCATGCAGGCCGCTCCCCCGACTGTCGACGCGCCGTGGCCGGTCGCGCTGCTCAGCAGCAAGATCAAGGGATGGATCGATCGGCTCGGCACCGCCTGGGTCGAGGGCGAGATCACCCAGTGGGGCATCTCCGGCGGGAACGTCTACGGCAAGCTCAAAGACCTCGACGAGGACGCCACGATCAGCTTCACGATCTGGTCGTCGGTGAAGGCGCGCATCCCGGCCGATCTTAAGCAGGGCGACCGGGTCGTGGCTGCGATCAAGCCGAACTTCTGGGTCAAGGGCGGCACCCTGACGATGCAGGTCTACGACATGAAGCACGTCGGCCTCGGCGACCTGCTCGAGCGGCTGGAGCGCCTGCGGCAGCAGCTCACCGCCGAAGGGCTGTTCGGCATCGACCGGAAGAAGCGCCTCCCCTTCCTCCCGCACACGATCGGGCTGGTGACCGGCAAGGACTCGGACGCCGAGAAGGATGTGCTCCGCAACGCACAGCTGCGCTGGCCGCAGGTGCGCTTCCGGGTCGTGCACGCGGCGGTGCAGGGCGAGCGGACGGTGCCCGAGGTGATCTCCGCGATCCGGAGGCTGGACGCCGATCCGGAGGTCGAGGTCATCATCGTCGCGCGCGGCGGTGGCGACTTCCAGAACCTCCTGGGCTTCAGCGACGAACGGCTCGTCCGCGCGGCCGCCGCCGCGCTCACCCCGATCGTCAGCGCGATCGGGCACGAGGCCGACCGGCCCCTGCTCGACGAGGTCGCCGACCTGCGCGCCTCCACGCCGACCGACGCCGCGAAACGCGTGGTGCCCGACGTCGCGGAAGAGCTGGCCCGCGTGCAGCAGGCCCGCTCCCGGATCGGCACTCGCGTCACGCATCTGATCGCGCACGAGATCGACCGCATCGGGCACCTGCGCACGCGACCCGTGCTCGCATCCCCCTCCTGGATCGTGGATGCGCGCGCGCAGGAGCTCACCCGTTACGTCGCGCGCGGCACGGAACTGGTCGACCGCTGCGTCGAGCGCGAACTCACGCGCGTCGCCGAACTCCGCGGTCAGCTGCGCGCGCTGTCCCCGCAGGGCACGCTCGACCGCGGCTACGCGATCGTGCAGACAGCGGCGGGTCACGTCGTGACCGATCCGCAGGAAGCCGCCGAAGGAACGGCGCTGCGCCTCACCGTCTCGGGCGGTTCGCTGGCCGCGACCGCGGGCGCTCCCCTGGTCTCGCCGGCACATCATCCACAGGCCCCAGCGGACCCCCAGCGCGGCAAATAG
- the ychF gene encoding redox-regulated ATPase YchF gives MALTIGIVGLPNVGKSTLFNALTKNDALAANYPFATIEPNVGVVNLPDPRLDRLAELFHSERIVPAPVSFVDIAGIVKGASEGEGLGNKFLANIREADAIAQVVRGFSDADVVHVAGKTDPAGDMETINTELILADLQTLEKAEQRYEKEVKGRKLEPVVLETARAAIEYLNSGKPLSTSSIDLEPVRELGLLTAKPFIYVFNVDEDVLTDESRRAELAALVAPAQAVFLDAKLESELIDLDPEDAAELLASTGQEESGLDQLARIGFDTLGLQTYLTAGPKESRAWTVPKGAKAPQAAGVIHTDFEKGFIKAEVISFDDLMDAGSIAEARSRGKARMEGKDYVMQDGDVVEFRFNV, from the coding sequence GTGGCTCTCACTATCGGAATCGTCGGGCTGCCCAATGTGGGCAAGTCCACCCTGTTCAACGCGCTGACCAAGAACGACGCTCTGGCGGCGAACTACCCGTTCGCGACCATCGAGCCGAATGTCGGCGTGGTGAACCTGCCCGACCCGCGGCTCGACCGCCTGGCCGAGCTGTTCCACAGTGAGCGCATCGTGCCCGCTCCCGTGTCGTTCGTCGACATCGCCGGCATCGTGAAGGGCGCCAGCGAGGGGGAGGGGCTCGGCAACAAGTTCCTCGCCAACATCCGTGAGGCCGACGCCATCGCGCAGGTCGTGCGCGGTTTCAGCGACGCGGATGTGGTGCACGTCGCCGGCAAGACCGACCCCGCCGGCGACATGGAGACCATCAACACCGAGCTCATCCTCGCTGACCTGCAGACCCTCGAGAAGGCGGAGCAGCGGTACGAGAAGGAGGTCAAGGGACGCAAGCTGGAGCCCGTCGTGCTCGAGACCGCGCGCGCCGCGATCGAGTACCTCAACTCCGGCAAGCCGCTGTCGACGTCGTCCATCGACCTCGAGCCGGTGCGCGAGTTGGGCCTCCTCACCGCGAAGCCGTTCATCTACGTCTTCAACGTGGACGAGGACGTCCTGACCGACGAATCCCGCCGCGCCGAGCTGGCCGCCCTGGTCGCGCCCGCGCAGGCCGTCTTCCTCGACGCCAAGCTGGAGTCCGAGCTGATCGACCTGGACCCCGAGGACGCGGCCGAGCTGCTCGCTTCCACCGGCCAGGAGGAGTCCGGCCTCGACCAGCTGGCCCGCATCGGCTTCGACACGCTGGGCCTCCAGACCTACCTGACCGCCGGCCCCAAGGAGTCGCGCGCGTGGACGGTCCCCAAGGGCGCGAAGGCCCCGCAGGCCGCGGGCGTCATCCACACCGACTTCGAGAAGGGCTTCATCAAGGCAGAGGTCATCTCCTTCGACGACCTGATGGACGCCGGAAGCATCGCCGAGGCCCGCTCCCGCGGCAAGGCCCGCATGGAGGGCAAGGACTACGTCATGCAGGACGGCGACGTGGTGGAGTTCCGCTTCAACGTGTAG
- a CDS encoding DUF6264 family protein, translating into MAEQEPQPDERPRPQYGELAPPGWVWHPPADADRLDTSRPLEREDDAPAPYGAASPGPALPQQHQPHQPHPVAPGRPAAPREGAPTWNLTLTVLLAVFGFFGMSYSIATLQAIPASMQLLHSTNGLGDYTPVPLVGTLVLVGSILMVAIWIVSAVIAALLLVKRRLAFWVPLVAGIVAMVVLLIFAGAVLATDPVLLGFYSGVTPSSPLQTP; encoded by the coding sequence ATGGCCGAGCAGGAACCGCAGCCGGACGAGCGGCCGCGGCCGCAGTACGGCGAGCTGGCCCCGCCCGGCTGGGTCTGGCATCCCCCGGCGGACGCCGACCGGCTGGACACGTCGCGGCCGCTGGAACGGGAGGACGACGCGCCGGCACCATACGGCGCGGCGTCCCCCGGTCCCGCGCTGCCGCAGCAGCACCAGCCGCACCAACCGCACCCGGTCGCGCCGGGCCGTCCCGCCGCGCCGCGCGAAGGCGCGCCGACCTGGAATCTGACGCTCACCGTCCTGCTCGCGGTCTTCGGCTTCTTCGGGATGTCGTACTCGATCGCGACGCTGCAGGCCATCCCCGCGTCGATGCAGCTCCTGCACAGCACCAACGGCCTCGGCGACTACACGCCGGTCCCGCTGGTGGGCACGCTCGTGCTCGTCGGCTCGATTTTGATGGTCGCGATCTGGATCGTGTCCGCCGTGATCGCAGCGCTGCTGCTGGTGAAGCGCCGGCTCGCCTTCTGGGTGCCGCTGGTCGCGGGGATCGTTGCGATGGTCGTGCTGCTGATCTTCGCGGGTGCGGTTCTCGCCACCGACCCGGTCCTCCTCGGGTTCTACAGCGGCGTCACTCCGTCGTCACCGCTCCAGACGCCGTAG